A single region of the Actinomycetota bacterium genome encodes:
- a CDS encoding DNA-3-methyladenine glycosylase I: protein MVLPALDGKTRCRWAATDPVLATYHDNEWGEAPVGDAGWFERLSLEVFQAGLSWRTVLAKRDGFRRAFHDFEPKIVAAFTAKDVTGVLRDPGIVRNRAKVLATIENAKVVLALADEHGSFGEWVAAQPDDLEGQQRVYRQTFQFAGPQVVEAFLQSVGRVPAPHEPGCWRLD, encoded by the coding sequence ATGGTGCTCCCCGCGCTTGATGGCAAGACCCGCTGCCGTTGGGCCGCCACGGATCCGGTCCTCGCCACCTACCACGACAACGAGTGGGGCGAGGCCCCGGTCGGTGATGCCGGCTGGTTCGAACGCCTCAGCCTCGAGGTGTTCCAGGCCGGCCTGTCCTGGCGCACCGTGCTCGCCAAGCGCGACGGCTTCCGCCGCGCCTTCCACGACTTCGAGCCCAAGATCGTCGCCGCCTTCACGGCCAAGGACGTCACCGGCGTCCTGCGCGACCCCGGGATCGTCCGCAACCGGGCCAAGGTCCTGGCCACCATCGAGAACGCCAAGGTCGTGCTCGCCCTGGCCGACGAGCACGGCTCCTTCGGCGAGTGGGTCGCCGCCCAGCCGGACGACCTCGAGGGCCAGCAGCGGGTCTACCGCCAGACCTTCCAGTTCGCCGGCCCTCAGGTGGTGGAGGCGTTCCTGCAGAGCGTCGGCCGGGTCCCGGCGCCGCACGAGCCGGGCTGCTGGCGTCTCGACTAG